One window from the genome of Solea solea chromosome 13, fSolSol10.1, whole genome shotgun sequence encodes:
- the c13h1orf43 gene encoding protein C1orf43 homolog isoform X2, which translates to MRFAVKSRRGPHVPLGHNAPKELRQQIEAKLCQVQKIHFEPRLLSPDDDRLKRRETGSYDNLYRMKALDAIRDTDLPFHELGGTSAAVTGKRFRTWLLELRNSHCMFRDSQISLIDKVLDGYSKARHGAEAFGEAEFLNYQEALNELATIVKSQSSRSSSSSTLIQNHQSAAKDLTSTTEPASSASSPTQTTYLISSMQQRSKRPRHFLELKNFKDNYNTLDSTL; encoded by the exons ATGCGGTTCGCCGTGAAGTCTCGGAGAGGACCACACGTCCCCCTCGGCCACAATGCACCTAAA GAACTAAGACAACAAATTGAAGCCAAACTTTGCCAGGTCCAGAAAATCCACTTTGAGCCTCGTCTGCTGTCCCCAGATGATGACCGGCTAAAGCGGAGAGAGACTG GTTCCTATGACAACCTGTACAGGATGAAAGCCCTGGATGCCATCAGAGACACTG ATCTTCCTTTCCATGAGCTGGGTGGGACGTCCGCTGCTGTGACGGGGAAAAGATTTCGCACCTGGCTTCTGGAGCTACGGAATTCTCACTGCATGTTCCGAGACAGCCAAATCTCGCTCATTGACAAAGTGCTGGATGGGTACAGTAAAGCCCGCCATGGAGCTGAG GCTTTTGGTGAAGCTGAGTTTTTAAACTACCAGGAAGCTCTCAATGAACTGGCCACTAT tgtgaagtctcaaagtagcagaagcagcagcagcagcactctgaTCCAGAACCACCAGTCTGCAGCCAAAGACCTGACCAGCACCACAGAGCCAGCGAGTTCCGCCTCCTCCCCTACCCAAACCACCTACCTCATATCTTCAATGCAGCAGCGTAGCAAGAGACCCAGGCACTTCCTCGAGCTGAAGAACTTTAAAGACAACTACAACACTCTGGACAGTACGCTCTAA
- the c13h1orf43 gene encoding protein C1orf43 homolog isoform X1: protein MRNDSLLSSINVVLVMAYGSLIFVLLFIFVKRQIMRFAVKSRRGPHVPLGHNAPKELRQQIEAKLCQVQKIHFEPRLLSPDDDRLKRRETGSYDNLYRMKALDAIRDTDLPFHELGGTSAAVTGKRFRTWLLELRNSHCMFRDSQISLIDKVLDGYSKARHGAEAFGEAEFLNYQEALNELATIVKSQSSRSSSSSTLIQNHQSAAKDLTSTTEPASSASSPTQTTYLISSMQQRSKRPRHFLELKNFKDNYNTLDSTL from the exons ATGCGGAATGActctctgctctccagcatTAATGTGGTGCTGGTCATGGCCTACGGAAGCCTG atttttgttttgctgtttatCTTTGTCAAAAGACAAATTATGCGGTTCGCCGTGAAGTCTCGGAGAGGACCACACGTCCCCCTCGGCCACAATGCACCTAAA GAACTAAGACAACAAATTGAAGCCAAACTTTGCCAGGTCCAGAAAATCCACTTTGAGCCTCGTCTGCTGTCCCCAGATGATGACCGGCTAAAGCGGAGAGAGACTG GTTCCTATGACAACCTGTACAGGATGAAAGCCCTGGATGCCATCAGAGACACTG ATCTTCCTTTCCATGAGCTGGGTGGGACGTCCGCTGCTGTGACGGGGAAAAGATTTCGCACCTGGCTTCTGGAGCTACGGAATTCTCACTGCATGTTCCGAGACAGCCAAATCTCGCTCATTGACAAAGTGCTGGATGGGTACAGTAAAGCCCGCCATGGAGCTGAG GCTTTTGGTGAAGCTGAGTTTTTAAACTACCAGGAAGCTCTCAATGAACTGGCCACTAT tgtgaagtctcaaagtagcagaagcagcagcagcagcactctgaTCCAGAACCACCAGTCTGCAGCCAAAGACCTGACCAGCACCACAGAGCCAGCGAGTTCCGCCTCCTCCCCTACCCAAACCACCTACCTCATATCTTCAATGCAGCAGCGTAGCAAGAGACCCAGGCACTTCCTCGAGCTGAAGAACTTTAAAGACAACTACAACACTCTGGACAGTACGCTCTAA
- the si:dkey-92i15.4 gene encoding uncharacterized protein si:dkey-92i15.4, which produces MEVSFLPTPENECNRRTEARFTVRSASSPSYGLSRKPGFRRQRGFSEEEKMGDEEMGQKETYGTNSGAHFTNMENGITRYQASNVRGQHEMKETSDQGMSLKLKQNGTGDRMITGENSAFISRGRTEWRKSNVTSRSKSLDWRREDRSPVRSRRTDILPTTRGDGMNTLAGGLDERRMGAETVRGRMSSMQVYNSAGRTNAVQEKSPVSPLNQTLERVSRGHSLPSRLKSQSLTETSFGPTGGQSILERIEKLYGSAGFSKAEDYNTLREYPTTVTESITSSKWRSFEGGGGGTFPRRFSAGEKNSLSPIQSIKSYSWTPPKDTSNTESLLSPGRSRRLSGGLWQGKVQSRYSEASAVTWEGKGLVDIGTRSLDRARSRNTVAAQIRSARAAGGIRATPDTNCVLEEETVPFKESFDFKANKSVDQGTVNYEKEEIETNRPKETDSGTKEKSEMKSDIPDDVFDSSPSKITLKAIEKKNSSEVSSIASVRNKINQFEALSQRSAGQLQVPRRAFSVPTQHLRTHDGVKKSGSAKAIGGLRDKWEVLGEGGEEKVLGAGKKYLLERFISEDVVGLRREESKGNDLAVNERKEKDCAENPSEDFGKYCRLKSTLRIPLNIGAQTNRRNIYIDETDFSKVSSPEEAGEKHKKASDTTYLLQPDSSANSSSVQKRILTSSVADDDDKTPTNTPNHSPFLSPATHQENSFPMADTCDSSSGLTQSAQTPDPDSPTLSPPLASSILINLPDFISPADSTAHQKGKKQALDLDAWVAGLNSAIKVWNAKEDYGDDDDESTQKDEDSNYDSDSGESSVTITSNMSQSDRKSFSVSLSDLYNFAGVDYESENDSDEWQPTGRRSASLSSDVSALSYVSVLPNEELDKLLEDVRNLGDNSQQDYDAVQVVVLHKEMGVGLGFSVAGGVDQNKPVTVHKVFHSGVAAQEGSIRQGHQVLSINGTALSGHAHWEVLRVLRRAKTREMGVVVLRRGDISDVSKSGVQTSIQGSTQTHVAEAGEDMCVRLEKNDRDLGFSLEGGVGSNLGNRPLTVQRVFQGGPLDKVCPGDEILEIEGMSMVGMRRLEAWTLIRKLPPGPVDVVLRRPLKHLETKALCQQ; this is translated from the exons ATGGAAGTGTCCTTTCTCCCTACTCCAGAGAATGAGTGCAACAGGCGGACAGAAGCGCGCTTCACTGTCCGCTCAGCCAGCTCCCCCTCATATGGTCTCTCTCGCAAGCCAGGTTTTAGGAGACAGAGAGGTTtttctgaggaggaaaaaatggGTGATGAAGAAATGGGACAAAAGGAGACGTATGGGACAAACTCTGGAGCACATTTTACAAACATGGAGAACGGAATAACAAGATATCAAGCCAGcaatgtcagaggtcagcacGAGATGAAGGAAACATCAGACCAAGGAATGTCCCTCAAGCTAAAGCAGAATGGCACAGGAGACAGAATGATAACAGGTGAAAACTCTGCATTTATAAGCCGAGGCAGGACAGAGTGGAGGAAATCTAACGTGACTAGTAGAAGTAAAAGTTTAGAttggaggagagaggacagaagtcCTGTTCGTAGCCGCAGGACTGACATACTGCCCACAACAAGAGGAGATGGCATGAATACTCTGGCAGGAGGCTTAGATGAAAGAAGGATGGGAGCTGAAACTGTGAGGGGCAGGATGTCTTCAATGCAAGTCTACAACTCTGCAGGTAGAACTAATGCTGTTCAAGAGAAAAGCCCGGTGAGTCCCCTAAACCAGACTCTGGAAAGAGTCAGTCGGGGTCACTCCCTCCCCTCCAGGTTGAAGTCCCAGTCTCTCACAGAGACCTCCTTTGGGCCGACAGGAGGTCAGAGCATACTGGAGCGGATAGAGAAACTCTATGGGTCTGCTGGTTTTAGTAAAGCTGAAGATTACAACACATTAAGAGAATACCCCACTACTGTAACAGAATCCATTACTTCTTCAAAGTGGAGGTCATTTGAGGGGGGAGGCGGCGGAACCTTCCCCAGGCGTTTctcagcaggagagaaaaataGCCTCAGCCCAATTCAAAGCATCAAGTCTTACAGCTGGACACCTCCAAAAGACACGTCCAATACAGAGAGTTTACTTTCACCAGGGAGAAGCAGGAGATTGTCAGGGGGACTGTGGCAGGGGAAAGTCCAGAGCAGGTATTCAGAGGCAAGTGCAGTTACCTGGGAGGGTAAAGGGTTAGTAGACATAGGCACAAGGTCTCTGGATAGGGCAAGGAGTAGGAACACTGTAGCAGCTCAGATTAGATCTGCCAGGGCTGCGGGAGGGATTAGAGCAACTCCTGACACAAACTGTGTCTTAGAAGAGGAAACAGTGCCTTTTAAAGAGTCATTTGATTTCAAAGCAAACAAGAGTGTGGATCAAGGCACGGTGAACTACGAAAAGGAAGAAATTGAGACAAATAGACCAAAAGAAACAGATTCtggcacaaaagaaaaaagtgaaatgaagaGTGATATCCCGGATGATGTATTTGACTCAAGTCCAAGTAAAATTACACTCAAAGCGATAGAGAAGAAGAACTCATCAGAGGTTTCCTCCATAGCGAGTGTGAGGAATAAGATCAATCAGTTTGAGGCTCTGTCACAGAGATCAGCAGGACAGCTCCAGGTGCCCAGAAGAGCCTTCTCTGTGCCAACACAACACTTAAGGACCCATGATGGAGTGAAGAAGAGTGGATCAGCCAAAGCAATAGGTGGACTGAGAGATAAGTGGGAGGTAttgggagagggaggggaagaGAAGGTTTTAGGAGCAGGAAAGAAGTACCTGTTAGAAAGGTTTATATCAGAGGATGTGGTTGGACTACGAAGGGAAGAGAGCAAAGGGAATGATTTGGCtgtgaatgaaagaaaagaaaaggattgCGCAGAAAACCCATCTGAAGATTTTGGCAAATATTGCAGACTTAAGAGTACACTCAGAATTCCTCTAAACATAGGAGCTCAAACGAATCGTAGAAATATTTACATAGATGAGACCGATTTCTCAAAAGTCTCAAGCCCAGAGGAAGCAGGTGAGAAGCATAAAAAAGCCAGTGATACAACATATCTGCTTCAGCCTGATTCCAGCGCCAATTCCTCTAGTGTGCAGAAACGTATATTGACTTCATCtgttgctgatgatgatgacaagaCTCCAACAAACACACCCAACCACTCACCCTTTCTTTCACCTGCCACACACCAAGAAAACTCCTTTCCCATGGCTGATACCTGTGACAGTTCCTCAGGCCTCACACAATCAGCACAAACTCCCGATCCAGACTCCCcaactctctctcctcccctcgcCTCCTCCATCCTCATCAACCTCCCCGATTTCATTTCTCCAGCGGACAGCACAGCACACCAGAAGGGGAAGAAACAGGCACTGGACCTCGATGCTTGGGTCGCTGGATTGAACTCAGCGATTAAGGTCTGGAATGCAAAAGAAGATTACGGGGATGACGACGATGAAAGTACGCAAAAGGATGAAGATTCAAATTATGATTCAGATTCTGGAGAGTCTTCTGTGACCATCACCAGCAACATGAGCCAGTCCGATCGAAAGAGCTTCAGTGTCAG TCTTTCAGACCTGTATAACTTTGCGGGGGTTGACTATGAGTCAGAAAATGACAGTGATGAGTGGCAACCAACAGGCCGACGGTCCGCTTCTCTGAGCTCAGACGTGTCTGCCCTTTCCTATGTGTCAGTGCTGCCCAATGAAGAGCTTGACAAGCTGCTGGAGGACGTGAGGAACCTCGGGGACAATAGTCAGCAG GACTATGATGCAGTGCAGGTGGTTGTCCTCCATAAGGAGATGGGAGTGGGTCTGGGCTTCAGCGTGGCAGGAGGCGTGGACCAGAACAAGCCAGTCACT GTCCACAAGGTGTTTCACTCAGGTGTGGCAGCTCAGGAAGGCTCTATAAGGCAAGGACACCAGGTGCTGTCAATCAACGGCACAGCGCTGTCTGGACACGCGCACTGGGAGGTTCTAAGGGTGCTGAGGAGGGCTAAGACTCGTGAGATGGGAGTGGTGGTCCTAAGGAGGGGAGATATTAGTGACGTCTCAAAGAGTGGAGTGCAGACAAGTATTCAGGGATCGACACAGACTCACGTCGCTGAGGCAG GTGAGGACATGTGCGTGCGCCTGGAGAAGAATGACAGGGACCTGGGCTTCAGTCTGGAAGGTGGTGTAGGATCCAATCTGGGAAACAGACCCCTCACTGTACAGAGGGTCTTCCAGG GCGGTCCTCTTGATAAGGTGTGTCCTGGTGATGAGATCCTAGAGATTGAAGGTATGAGCATGGTGGGGATGAGGCGCCTGGAAGCCTGGACTCTGATCAGAAAACTCCCCCCCGGGCCTGTGGACGTGGTGCTACGCCGCCCACTGAAACATCTGGAAACCAAAGCCCTTTGCCAACAGTAA
- the aqp10a gene encoding aquaporin-10a, translated as MMKLRSLRVRNALVRECMAEFLGTFILLLFGCSAAAQVKTSGETKGQFLSVNMAFSVGVMSAMYLTKGITGAHLNPAVTLSFCVVGKATWGRLVPYSLSQLLGAYVASGLVYMIYYDGIMHFSGGVLTVYGPNETASIFATYPTEYMTLGRSFLDQVVATGMLMLCILCLGEKRNTPAPPELIPAVVAVIVLGISMSMSGNCGGAINPARDLGPRLFTLTAGWGTEVFTCYNYWFWVPLVGPFIGGVLGTFMYMIFIELHLPDPDPPENISPLFIISGKESLTTQQNGLELKAAHF; from the exons ATGATGAAGCTACGCTCACTAAGAGTGAGAAATGCACTGGTGCGAGAGTGTATGGCTGAATTTCTGGGAACTTTTATTTTGCTG CTCTTTGGCTGCTCTGCTGCAGCCCAGGTGAAGACCAGCGGCGAGACTAAAGGCCAGTTTCTGTCGGTCAACATGGCCTTTTCTGTTGGAGTCATGTCGGCCATGTACCTCACCAAGGGCATCACAG gaGCTCATCTGAATCCAGCTGTGACTCTGAGTTTCTGTGTGGTGGGCAAAGCTACCTGGGGAAGGCTGGTTCCCTACAGCCTCTCACAGCTGCTGGGGGCTTATGTGGCATCTGGGCTTGTCTACATGATCTACTATG ATGGTATCATGCATTTCAGTGGAGGAGTGTTGACTGTATACGGTCCAAATGAGACGGCGTCTATATTTGCCACATATCCTACAGAATACATGACTTTGGGCAGAAGTTTCCTTGATCAG GTGGTGGCCACCGGCATGCTCATGTTGTGCATCCTGTGTCTGGGCGAAAAGAGAAACACCCCGGCTCCGCCAGAGCTAATTCCTGCTGTGGTGGCAGTGATTGTCCTGGGGATCTCCATGTCAATGTCGGGTAACTGCGGTGGTGCAATAAATCCTGCTCGGGACCTTGGGCCACGCCTGTTTACTCTGACTGCAGGCTGGGGCACTGAAGTCTTCAC TTGTTACAACTACTGGTTTTGGGTTCCTCTGGTGGGTCCATTCATCGGAGGTGTTTTAGGAACTTTCATGTATATGATCTTCATCGAGCTGCACCTGCCTGACCCAGATCCCCCGGAGAACATCTCCCCTCTCTTCATAATCAGTGGCAAGGAGTCGCTCACCACACAGCAAAATGGACTAGAACTAAAAGCTGCACATTTCTAA